One Nitrososphaerota archaeon genomic window, CACACTAACCTAGCACGTGCTTGCTCTTGCGAGGTCTAATACCGATTATTTAACAGTTCCTATACATGAAACTAGTTTTGACATGAATTAGCGCGTTTTGAGTGCCTCAGGCAGGTATCCATTGATAAAAAGCCACTCTGCATGTGCATGTATGTATCTCCAGACTACATCAGCACGAGTTTTATCAAAATCCCATGGAGCAACTAATACAATATCGCCTTCCCTAATCCACATTCTCCTCTTCATTGTACCCCTTATCCTGCATAAACGAGTTTCTCCGTCTGTGCATTTGACAAGTAGATGGTCTCCTCCAGAAAGTTTGGTGACCTTACCAAGCACCTGCCCCACTTGTGGCATAACGAGCTCTTTAAGATCGGCTTCGCTTAGAACCTTTCTCTTGCCCATG contains:
- the eif1A gene encoding translation initiation factor eIF-1A; the protein is MGKRKVLSEADLKELVMPQVGQVLGKVTKLSGGDHLLVKCTDGETRLCRIRGTMKRRMWIREGDIVLVAPWDFDKTRADVVWRYIHAHAEWLFINGYLPEALKTR